TATTCTATGAGCAAGTAGACCAAACGTTATGGAACAGTGGTTCAGCCTTAATTATTCAGCTGTTGGTAGGCCCATCAACCGGTCGCTAATAACTTTTCATACAAGCATTACAGCTTGTGGTCCACTATATGCCCATGCTTCAATATTGTCCTAACTGCGCTTTATATTTCATGTACTGCAACTTGCATCAAGTTGCAAATCTTTTAATTAACATGTTTTTCGTTTTCCCAGTTAATTCCACGCCTACTTAACGTGAAAGTTTCACGCCAATGTTTCCGTGTTGATCAGATCAGATCTGGGATATCTGCCATGTGATGCCCATGCTGCTAATCCTGCATATATGTATCCAACAAAAAGAACACTTTTAAATTTCTTAATTTCTGCCAACATTTTCCTGAATGAATATGATGTAGCCTGTTGTAATTTCTCAAAAATACCATCTAGTTAGGTCTATATATATGGATCAGTAATTTCTCAGTTCAGCTCTCCTACACaggtttgaaagtttttttttcttttttgccttttttgaccAGATTGAAGTTTTGTGTCATTATGTGCTCCTGCTTTGATAAACATCGTCATCGAGTTAAGTAAACACCATCATATGTCTGCATAAGCTAGTGCATGCGGTGCCCCACAAAGCAGGATCAGCAGTAATCTATGGAGCATAACTttgctttaattaatttaaaaagttactagtagtagctagctagagttCTGCATGAAAGCACCTGATCGAGTTGGATTCTGGCTGTGCTAGTGCTGTCCCCTTTTGAGCAGCTTGCATGTAGAGGATCAAAGACTTTTTTCCTGCTCCATTTTTGCAGTGTAGTGCAGCTTTACAGTGCACATTCAGCCAAATTTGCCGACTTAAAGGGAAGCAATACTCCAATATGTTATTGGAGAAGCACAATATATATGAGATGAATATTAGTTTATGTACATTTACTGACAAAATCATGTCATTGGAGAGGCTCAAGATCAGGCAGGTCAAGTGATGATTAGTAGGAGTATTTGGTAGTGATGCCATGTCAGAATAGCTCTATGTGAATGGTGCTGTTAAACTGTACTTGTTTATTGCAGTGTGTGCCTGTCAGttgccaattaattaattaaacccaTCAAATTAAGGAAGCTCAATTTAGGGGTTATGTTGGCAACTTGATCATGCTAGCAGTGTCCCATGCAAGGCACGAGATCATGACTGATTATAGTTTAATATGGTGTTTTTGTTAGTTTTATAGAGGGACAATGACCGTGGGAACAAGTCGTTGGTTTAGTTGGCCAGCAATgttgctttcttttctttttagctGGGGCTATCTAGAAAGTCGTATTTCTGTCGAACCAATATTGGATGTCCCCTCTTGGTTTCAAACCAAGCCACATTTCAATTGCCAGCTGGTGAacatataataacaataatattcCCTTTAGGTTGGTATGAAGTATGAAACGTTTGAAAAATTACAGCTGAGAGGTACTATTTTTATGgaactaaaatattttaatttttgttatgCCTTATCAACGCATGGTAAGGAAATAGCTACTTTTGTTtccaaaagcaaaaaaaatacaaaaagataaaagataaaagaagTAATACTATTCATAtggaacccaaaaaaaaagatctttggctaaaaaagaaggaaaagaacaaGAGAACAATACTTTTCTCCAATAATATTGTACTGTATGCAGATATGGTCCCCTCTAAGAAAACGAAAGCTAGCAATTGCAAAATATtccaaattcattttttttgtttttgcaaaaCAATCGTCCTAACCAAATAAGTCAACCTTGATCTCCACCATATTAAGAGTCGAaaacataagttttttttattaaaaaatggcACATCCACTCCTTATGCAGTTTATGTtagcaacttaattaatttatcattaaaaagaGGGACGGACTATTACAAAGTTGACATAACACGTCTCAAAATCTTACAATTTTTGAATCATTGGATTGCTTTGAGTATGCAGATCATCAAACCCTAATTCCTTCATTTTCGTTTCTTTTTTCCTCGATGTCGCATTCCTGAACGCTCAATGCCTCATGTCGTCAGCTAGCCGGAAGGCATCAACGACGCTGTTGAGTCCGTCCATCCCTTCCTGCTCTAGTCCTCCTCGATCCGTGGTAGTGAGCTGCCCCTGTTCAGCCATCTTCTTCGTCTGCGACAACTCCCCATCACTGGATTTGCTATCACCGATCGTTGCCTCTTAACTCGTCGCTCTACTTTGCTTGCCACCAACATGAACCCACCGCCCCACTGTCGACCCGCGTGGCTTCGGCGGCACAGCTCCGTCCTGCTACCCGCCCACCGCCTTCCACAGCCATGTATGTTTGTAAGCCTGGCAACCTCCCCTTTTTCCCTCTTCTCCACCCACACCCTACCCAAATCCCGGAAACGTGATTTGTAGGTTCTCAACTTAAGTTTGGTTAGTCGCTACCGCCAGAGAATAAGAGGTCATCGGAGTTGGAGAAAAACCATTTGAAAGAACAAATCACGAAACATATTCAGTATTCTAAAATGGGTAAGATTTCAGAATGTGTTAACATTGACATATGGTTAGCCATTCCAAAAAGAAATCACATGAAAATCCTATCCTAACAAGCTTCGATTGAATTCCAACTAAAACTCAGCGTGTCATCAcacaaccttttttttctttagagaaCACAACACACGCGGTTTTTACTTTTACCGGAATTTCTTCGAAAACATATTGCACGCGATGGCACcagaaaatttattttgaaatccGCGGGTAGAGAGACAGCCAGCCAATGAGCCAAGCCAAGCCCCagtccgcggccgccgctgccacgtCACGCATCCCCCACATGCCCCATGGACCCCACACTCCCCAAGTAGGCCCCACACCCATCCACCCCCTCTCACACCAACGCGTCCGCATATATAAACCCgcgcctctctctcttcctcctcacccAGAGAGCGCGACGCGGAGACAGCAGAGCAGCCACCGCGGCGAGAGCCCAACCACCACCCGCCGACGACGCGATGACGTGGAGCTCCGACTCCGACCGCGACGACgagccggccaccgccgccgccgcgtcggccgaCGACGCCTCCCTGGCGACTTCTTTCTTTCTGCAGCAGCCGGGgacgcctcccgccgccgcgccagcgccagcgcgcAGGCGGAGGCACAAGaaccggcggccgcgcgcgcaccggcgagccgccgccaagaacgaggaggaggaggaggttgcggGCGCCGAGGACGTGTGGCGCGGGGCGCAGTGGGAGgcggcgtggccgcggcgggcggcggcgaggccggtggtggtggccgacgacgccgcgggcgccgccgccgcgagggagGACGCGCCCGGCGttggcggggagggcggcggcctcggcgtgGGGCGGGCGAGGAGCCTGACCGACGACGACCTGGAGGAGCTCAAGGGGTGCGTGGATCTGGGGTTCGGGTTCAGCTACGACGAGATCCCCGAGCTCTGCGGCACGCTCCCGGCCCTCGAGCTCTGCTACTCCATGAGCCAGCGCTTCCTCGACGAACACCACCACTCGCCGGAGGCGGAGCCGGCTCCGGTggccccctcctccccggcgcaGCCCATCGCCAACTGGAAGATCTCCAGCCCTGGTAAGCACAACTTGTTCGACCCGGTCCTCCCCCCCTTCTTTTCCCCCAATCACCATCTGTTCTTCGATTCAGATATGATAAAAGCCAAAAATTATCATGTTCATGTCAATCTTAAACAGAATCAGTTCATCAGAGAACGAATCTGATTTGTACTTGCTCATTCCATTCTTGAATTGTGACTGAACATTTGATCCTGATGTGTTCTTTCAGGGGACAGCCCAGATGAGGTGAAGGCGAGGCTCAAGTATTGGGCGCAGGCGGTCGCGTGCACTGTCAGGCTTTGCAGCTAATTGAAAACAGTAACATCAAATTGTTCCAAACAGCATCAAGACGAAGCAAAAATCAATCTCAATCCATCCATGGAGGCATCTGCAAGCAAAACTCCAAGAGAGAGACGTGTACATCTCAATTTTGATCACAAGCTGCCATATGCCTTCTGCCAAACTGCCCCGGAATCGCATCGgatcatcgccgtcgtcgctatCAGCAGCAGAAGGTGAACCTGTATGAATTCATATTGTTCAATCTTGTCGACGCGGATTTGGAATTATTCCAAGATGGTTGTAATCAGCAAGCAAAGCTAAGATGGATGCAGACTATGCCATTTGTGCGCGGCCTTAACTCACATATGAATCCTTGATTTAGcttttaaaacaaaaacaaagataTGAATCATGGATCCATGTAACAAATTGTATTCATGTAAACAAGATGTACAAAAGTATTcttaaatcaaataaaagaataattagcatTCCTTGCTGAGTTGTATATGTGTTCGTTCTTTTCCCTGCTCTTTCATCTTTGATACTATCCTGTTATGTGCCAGCTACTTTGCTTCGTTGGGAGGCTAATGGACCAAATCAACTCGAATGTGTCAAACTAAATATTCGAATCTCACTGTTCCCGATCATCATGCAATTGGTTTAGGACTTTTGGTCAGGtgtgaaaagcaccaaaattgCTGGCTGCAGTTTTGTGCCGTGGATCTCTAGCTGTTCTGACTCTTTCAGAAAAGAAATGCAACCTGACTTATTATAGCTGCACTGAGATTTCGGTCTCTGCATGTGCATATCTGCATTCTGGTGCTCCAAAGTTCAGATCTGAAATAAAATCTGATTAAATTTTGTAACTTCAGATTCAGGTTGATCGGTCATTGTTGTGTATAGTGGTTAGATAAAGTACAATTTGGTCTTCTTTGTTTGAACTGTAGATGCCAGATTGGTAGATCATTCTGATTTGGAATCGTGGAGCGATTGTACAAAGTACAATTTGAAGACTTACAATGTGCCCGCATCTTGTTGTGCAGTTGTGTCAGGTATCCCTATTATCATAAGGGAAGCCAATCTGAACTAATTTCACTGAGATAGGCAATCGAATTACAAAAAACTGTAAATTTTCACTAAATTACAATAGGGAAAATGATGAAGAGGGCAGCCTGCAATACAATCGAAGTGTCATTGGAAGGTTAGGTTATGGCTTCTGAGCCGTCCAATATTGAATATGGACAGTTGACACTACTTATGTCTGACTAAATGTTTGTTTTCTTGAAATTTTGACCCCCACAGATTAGCTGCCACGAAAAAGAATACAAGAGAAATCATTGCAGTACTACTTGAACATTGGTTGAATATTCAATATATGATATGATTAATGGTAGGCGAGAAACATGGGAATATGATTTGCTTCGTGACAGAGTCCCAATTCCATAACGGAGTGGTAGCAAATAGAAGAGCACCGAGGGAGAAAATGggacaaaaatatattaaatcattgcAAAAGACATAACAAAATGTACAACcaaaacatgaaaaaatagAAGATTGAGGTATATGCTTATTTGTTTGAGGATTTCTGCTTTCTCTGAATCCAGTAGATAGAAAATCAAAATGGATCCTCAAATCGCTATATGAAGGTCAGACTTTGCGGTTCGTTGTGAAAATCTGCAATTTTCACTTTTCAGGAAAATTATTAGAGCATGCACCGAGTATTTTTCCTGATAGAACATGTCGTCCTTGCTTCACATGGCCCATCCTATATACTTGATGTTGGTACTAACCAGCGTCATAAAGGATGAAGGTAGTACAAACTAAAACTAAATAGGCCTTTCCATGCTTCAGCAGTTCAAAATAGTCACATTAGGCAGGTTATTATTGAATTTCTATACCCTTAGTTGTGAAGGGATGCCATATTTAAGCAGCTGATTGACACATTTGACAGAATTGTCATGGTGTTCTTACAGAGATTGTCAAAATTGAGTGTCCAAGAAAGTAAAGTAGTTTCCAAATGGCAAAGAAATGATTGCTGGATTTCATATCTCACTGAAATGGAAGCAACTAGTAACATTTCACAATGAATTGGATTCATGTACACTATGAACCATCTGGATCTACCAGCCTTGCCTAACATGTACATTTTGTTTGTCACAAGTGAGCATGTTTACGCGTGACAAGTAACATGGACAGCTAAGTGCCTCAGGTC
The nucleotide sequence above comes from Oryza glaberrima chromosome 11, OglaRS2, whole genome shotgun sequence. Encoded proteins:
- the LOC127755452 gene encoding uncharacterized protein LOC127755452 — translated: MTWSSDSDRDDEPATAAAASADDASLATSFFLQQPGTPPAAAPAPARRRRHKNRRPRAHRRAAAKNEEEEEVAGAEDVWRGAQWEAAWPRRAAARPVVVADDAAGAAAAREDAPGVGGEGGGLGVGRARSLTDDDLEELKGCVDLGFGFSYDEIPELCGTLPALELCYSMSQRFLDEHHHSPEAEPAPVAPSSPAQPIANWKISSPGDSPDEVKARLKYWAQAVACTVRLCS